The following proteins come from a genomic window of Diprion similis isolate iyDipSimi1 chromosome 8, iyDipSimi1.1, whole genome shotgun sequence:
- the LOC124408732 gene encoding phospholipase DDHD1-like isoform X1: MSENLLNDVDSLSEIPMESDPRPTEELQDSLSQHNGIEEHLDIEVNELEYAEPLPPEKVRWFYKEGVDKRWVEFCGYDSLRIENVWRRRKSGTNDPNNLTADGNMERVVVRGGMYDVEIDNMRCVSIYWPGEEWEIMRGTWFYDGSWIPLEPDPSQAIEETHLTLFQKSSPTQSNSTSAASTPSHSYKVLHTKNFPEFHVDWHAVDDVALYSENTPSKLMRSVTLKLGFTKTTGYRLRRGYKHPAVMDDKPHDIDHLVFVVHGIGQKRDTGKIIRNTTSFRECVDWLKQKYFPTLTHRAEFFPVEWRSSLKLDGDIVDAITPYSVLSIRHLLNTSAMDILYYTSPLYGGEVRAGLQKELNRLYFMFASRHPNWKGKVSILAHSLGCVIVYDIVTGWMGPDNRPPSPASPEVSPEGLQFPIENLFCLGSPLSVFLALRTRAPSNRIGVMPQDLCKRFYNIFHWSDPVAYRMEPLLERGYSRVEPVLIPPYGGVDGQPCEQSPSSSNAVDSNLPSAESDERDESPGDAPSRNAEKGWSLWGLVRGGWSAKDGTSLSTPDMNPPFHPDQELKPRLDYVLRAVGLGRNYLYTVTAHTAYWSNYDVAYFVLTKLFPTLET; the protein is encoded by the exons ATGTCTGAAAACCTGTTGAACGATGTTGATTCCCTAAGCGAAATACCCATGGAATCGGATCCACGGCCCACCGAAG AGCTGCAAGATAGTTTATCCCAACACAATGGAATAGAAGAACATTTAGACATTGAAGTAAACGAATTAGAATATGCAGAGCCTCTGCCTCCAGAAAAAGTCAGATGGTTCTACAAGGAGGGAGTGGATAAAAGATGGGTTGAATTTTGTGGGTACGACAGTCTTAGAATTGAAAATGTCTGGAGACGTCGAAAGAGCGGCACAAATGATCCCAACAATCTTACCGCTGATGGGAATATGGAAAGAGTTGTTGTCAGAGGTGGAATGTATGATGTAGAAATAGACAATATGCGATGCGTCTCAATTTACTGGCCAG GCGAAGAATGGGAAATAATGAGGGGTACTTGGTTTTATGATGGCAGTTGGATACCGCTGGAGCCCGATCCCTCGCAGGCCATAGAAGAAACACACCTTACATTGTTTCAGAAATCGTCTCCCACCCAATCTAATTCAACGTCAGCAGCCAGCACCCCGTCACATTCTTATAAAG TTCTTCACACAAAAAACTTTCCCGAATTCCATGTGGATTGGCATGCAGTAGATGATGTAGCTCTCTACAGTGAAAATACACCAAGCAAATTAATGCGTAGCGTAACACTGAAATTGGGATTCACCAAAA CGACGGGATATCGCCTAAGGAGAGGATACAAACACCCTGCTGTTATGGACGATAAACCACACGATATCGATCACTTGGTTTTTGTCGTTCATGGTATCGGACAGAAGAGAGACACTGGAAAGATTATTCGTAACACAACATC GTTCAGAGAATGTGTCGATTGGTTAAAACAAAAGTATTTTCCAACTCTGACTCACCGTGCGGAATTTTTCCCTGTCGAATGGAGATCTTCGCTCAAACTTGATGGAG ATATTGTGGATGCTATAACACCTTACAGTGTTCTTAGTATTCGTCACTTACTCAACACATCAGCCATGGACATTCTCTATTATACAAGTCCATTGTACGGCGGAGAAGTCAGAGCTGGTCTTCAAAAAGAGTTGAACAGACTTTATTTCATGTTCGCAAGTCGACATCCAAACTGGAAAGGGAAAGTATCCATATTAGCACACTCCTTGGGTTGTGTAATTGTCTACGACATTGTCACAGGGTGGATGGGGCCTGACAACAGGCCTCCGTCGCCAGCATCACCCGAAGTTTCGCCAGAAGGTCTACAATTTCCT ATTGAGAACCTCTTTTGCTTGGGTTCTCCGCTATCGGTATTCCTAGCTTTGCGCACCCGTGCTCCGTCCAACAGAATTGGTGTAATGCCACAAGATCTGTGCAAGCGGTTctataacatttttcattggTCAGACCCAGTAGCTTATCGAATGGAGCCATTATTAGAAAGGGGATACAGTAGAGTCGAACCTGTGCTGATACCCCCGTATGGTGGGGTTGACGGCCAACCCTGCGAACAATCACCCTCCTCGTCGAATGCAGTTGATTCAAATTTACCATCTGCAG AGAGCGACGAAAGAGACGAAAGCCCAGGAGATGCGCCAAGTCGCAATGCAGAGAAAGGCTGGAGCCTTTGGGGCTTGGTGAGAGGTGGGTGGAGCGCGAAAGATGGCACATCCTTGTCTACACCAGATATGAATCCACCATTTCATCCAGATCAAG AACTGAAGCCTAGATTGGATTACGTCTTACGGGCTGTTGGTTTGGGGCGAAATTACCTTTATACAGTTACAGCTCACACTGCCTATTGGAGCAACTACGACGTAGCCTATTTTGTACTGACTAAACTCTTCCCTACACTGGAGACATGA
- the LOC124408732 gene encoding phospholipase DDHD1-like isoform X2 yields MSENLLNDVDSLSEIPMESDPRPTEELQDSLSQHNGIEEHLDIEVNELEYAEPLPPEKVRWFYKEGVDKRWVEFCGYDSLRIENVWRRRKSGTNDPNNLTADGNMERVVVRGGMYDVEIDNMRCVSIYWPGEEWEIMRGTWFYDGSWIPLEPDPSQAIEETHLTLFQKSSPTQSNSTSAASTPSHSYKATGYRLRRGYKHPAVMDDKPHDIDHLVFVVHGIGQKRDTGKIIRNTTSFRECVDWLKQKYFPTLTHRAEFFPVEWRSSLKLDGDIVDAITPYSVLSIRHLLNTSAMDILYYTSPLYGGEVRAGLQKELNRLYFMFASRHPNWKGKVSILAHSLGCVIVYDIVTGWMGPDNRPPSPASPEVSPEGLQFPIENLFCLGSPLSVFLALRTRAPSNRIGVMPQDLCKRFYNIFHWSDPVAYRMEPLLERGYSRVEPVLIPPYGGVDGQPCEQSPSSSNAVDSNLPSAESDERDESPGDAPSRNAEKGWSLWGLVRGGWSAKDGTSLSTPDMNPPFHPDQELKPRLDYVLRAVGLGRNYLYTVTAHTAYWSNYDVAYFVLTKLFPTLET; encoded by the exons ATGTCTGAAAACCTGTTGAACGATGTTGATTCCCTAAGCGAAATACCCATGGAATCGGATCCACGGCCCACCGAAG AGCTGCAAGATAGTTTATCCCAACACAATGGAATAGAAGAACATTTAGACATTGAAGTAAACGAATTAGAATATGCAGAGCCTCTGCCTCCAGAAAAAGTCAGATGGTTCTACAAGGAGGGAGTGGATAAAAGATGGGTTGAATTTTGTGGGTACGACAGTCTTAGAATTGAAAATGTCTGGAGACGTCGAAAGAGCGGCACAAATGATCCCAACAATCTTACCGCTGATGGGAATATGGAAAGAGTTGTTGTCAGAGGTGGAATGTATGATGTAGAAATAGACAATATGCGATGCGTCTCAATTTACTGGCCAG GCGAAGAATGGGAAATAATGAGGGGTACTTGGTTTTATGATGGCAGTTGGATACCGCTGGAGCCCGATCCCTCGCAGGCCATAGAAGAAACACACCTTACATTGTTTCAGAAATCGTCTCCCACCCAATCTAATTCAACGTCAGCAGCCAGCACCCCGTCACATTCTTATAAAG CGACGGGATATCGCCTAAGGAGAGGATACAAACACCCTGCTGTTATGGACGATAAACCACACGATATCGATCACTTGGTTTTTGTCGTTCATGGTATCGGACAGAAGAGAGACACTGGAAAGATTATTCGTAACACAACATC GTTCAGAGAATGTGTCGATTGGTTAAAACAAAAGTATTTTCCAACTCTGACTCACCGTGCGGAATTTTTCCCTGTCGAATGGAGATCTTCGCTCAAACTTGATGGAG ATATTGTGGATGCTATAACACCTTACAGTGTTCTTAGTATTCGTCACTTACTCAACACATCAGCCATGGACATTCTCTATTATACAAGTCCATTGTACGGCGGAGAAGTCAGAGCTGGTCTTCAAAAAGAGTTGAACAGACTTTATTTCATGTTCGCAAGTCGACATCCAAACTGGAAAGGGAAAGTATCCATATTAGCACACTCCTTGGGTTGTGTAATTGTCTACGACATTGTCACAGGGTGGATGGGGCCTGACAACAGGCCTCCGTCGCCAGCATCACCCGAAGTTTCGCCAGAAGGTCTACAATTTCCT ATTGAGAACCTCTTTTGCTTGGGTTCTCCGCTATCGGTATTCCTAGCTTTGCGCACCCGTGCTCCGTCCAACAGAATTGGTGTAATGCCACAAGATCTGTGCAAGCGGTTctataacatttttcattggTCAGACCCAGTAGCTTATCGAATGGAGCCATTATTAGAAAGGGGATACAGTAGAGTCGAACCTGTGCTGATACCCCCGTATGGTGGGGTTGACGGCCAACCCTGCGAACAATCACCCTCCTCGTCGAATGCAGTTGATTCAAATTTACCATCTGCAG AGAGCGACGAAAGAGACGAAAGCCCAGGAGATGCGCCAAGTCGCAATGCAGAGAAAGGCTGGAGCCTTTGGGGCTTGGTGAGAGGTGGGTGGAGCGCGAAAGATGGCACATCCTTGTCTACACCAGATATGAATCCACCATTTCATCCAGATCAAG AACTGAAGCCTAGATTGGATTACGTCTTACGGGCTGTTGGTTTGGGGCGAAATTACCTTTATACAGTTACAGCTCACACTGCCTATTGGAGCAACTACGACGTAGCCTATTTTGTACTGACTAAACTCTTCCCTACACTGGAGACATGA
- the LOC124408732 gene encoding phospholipase DDHD1-like isoform X3, which produces MSENLLNDVDSLSEIPMESDPRPTEGEEWEIMRGTWFYDGSWIPLEPDPSQAIEETHLTLFQKSSPTQSNSTSAASTPSHSYKVLHTKNFPEFHVDWHAVDDVALYSENTPSKLMRSVTLKLGFTKTTGYRLRRGYKHPAVMDDKPHDIDHLVFVVHGIGQKRDTGKIIRNTTSFRECVDWLKQKYFPTLTHRAEFFPVEWRSSLKLDGDIVDAITPYSVLSIRHLLNTSAMDILYYTSPLYGGEVRAGLQKELNRLYFMFASRHPNWKGKVSILAHSLGCVIVYDIVTGWMGPDNRPPSPASPEVSPEGLQFPIENLFCLGSPLSVFLALRTRAPSNRIGVMPQDLCKRFYNIFHWSDPVAYRMEPLLERGYSRVEPVLIPPYGGVDGQPCEQSPSSSNAVDSNLPSAESDERDESPGDAPSRNAEKGWSLWGLVRGGWSAKDGTSLSTPDMNPPFHPDQELKPRLDYVLRAVGLGRNYLYTVTAHTAYWSNYDVAYFVLTKLFPTLET; this is translated from the exons ATGTCTGAAAACCTGTTGAACGATGTTGATTCCCTAAGCGAAATACCCATGGAATCGGATCCACGGCCCACCGAAG GCGAAGAATGGGAAATAATGAGGGGTACTTGGTTTTATGATGGCAGTTGGATACCGCTGGAGCCCGATCCCTCGCAGGCCATAGAAGAAACACACCTTACATTGTTTCAGAAATCGTCTCCCACCCAATCTAATTCAACGTCAGCAGCCAGCACCCCGTCACATTCTTATAAAG TTCTTCACACAAAAAACTTTCCCGAATTCCATGTGGATTGGCATGCAGTAGATGATGTAGCTCTCTACAGTGAAAATACACCAAGCAAATTAATGCGTAGCGTAACACTGAAATTGGGATTCACCAAAA CGACGGGATATCGCCTAAGGAGAGGATACAAACACCCTGCTGTTATGGACGATAAACCACACGATATCGATCACTTGGTTTTTGTCGTTCATGGTATCGGACAGAAGAGAGACACTGGAAAGATTATTCGTAACACAACATC GTTCAGAGAATGTGTCGATTGGTTAAAACAAAAGTATTTTCCAACTCTGACTCACCGTGCGGAATTTTTCCCTGTCGAATGGAGATCTTCGCTCAAACTTGATGGAG ATATTGTGGATGCTATAACACCTTACAGTGTTCTTAGTATTCGTCACTTACTCAACACATCAGCCATGGACATTCTCTATTATACAAGTCCATTGTACGGCGGAGAAGTCAGAGCTGGTCTTCAAAAAGAGTTGAACAGACTTTATTTCATGTTCGCAAGTCGACATCCAAACTGGAAAGGGAAAGTATCCATATTAGCACACTCCTTGGGTTGTGTAATTGTCTACGACATTGTCACAGGGTGGATGGGGCCTGACAACAGGCCTCCGTCGCCAGCATCACCCGAAGTTTCGCCAGAAGGTCTACAATTTCCT ATTGAGAACCTCTTTTGCTTGGGTTCTCCGCTATCGGTATTCCTAGCTTTGCGCACCCGTGCTCCGTCCAACAGAATTGGTGTAATGCCACAAGATCTGTGCAAGCGGTTctataacatttttcattggTCAGACCCAGTAGCTTATCGAATGGAGCCATTATTAGAAAGGGGATACAGTAGAGTCGAACCTGTGCTGATACCCCCGTATGGTGGGGTTGACGGCCAACCCTGCGAACAATCACCCTCCTCGTCGAATGCAGTTGATTCAAATTTACCATCTGCAG AGAGCGACGAAAGAGACGAAAGCCCAGGAGATGCGCCAAGTCGCAATGCAGAGAAAGGCTGGAGCCTTTGGGGCTTGGTGAGAGGTGGGTGGAGCGCGAAAGATGGCACATCCTTGTCTACACCAGATATGAATCCACCATTTCATCCAGATCAAG AACTGAAGCCTAGATTGGATTACGTCTTACGGGCTGTTGGTTTGGGGCGAAATTACCTTTATACAGTTACAGCTCACACTGCCTATTGGAGCAACTACGACGTAGCCTATTTTGTACTGACTAAACTCTTCCCTACACTGGAGACATGA
- the LOC124409397 gene encoding enhancer of rudimentary homolog has translation MSHTILLVQPGTRPETRTYSDYESVNECMEGVCKIYEEHLKRRNPNTPTITYDISQLFDFVDQLTDLSCLVYQKSTNTYAPYNKDWIKEKIYVLLRRAAGHSE, from the exons ATG tctCACACTATATTGCTCGTGCAGCCAGGCACCAGACCTGAAACGAGGACATACTCGGACTATGAAAGTGTCAACGAGTGTAtggaag GGGTGTGCAAAATCTACGAAGAGCATTTGAAGAGGCGAAATCCCAACACACCTACCATCACTTATGACATCAGtcaattatttgactttgTTGATCAATTGACAGACTTGTCATGTTTGGTTTACCAAAAATCAACAAACACTTATGCCCCTTATAACAAGGATTGGatcaaggaaaaaatatatgtgttGTTACGCCGAGCTGCTGGCCACAGCGAATAA
- the LOC124408648 gene encoding late histone H1-like: MADKVTSPVATATPASPAVQAVPAKKSAASLKSQKPRTKPAHPRTSEMVNAAISTLKERGGSSLQAIKKYITSTYKIDGEKQAPFIKKYLKSAVSTGVLVQTKGKGASGSFKISATKSEASKPKVKPAAPKPATLKKKAAASAASPAKKVSAAKKAAAAKKTGAASSVATKEKRKVARSPAAKPPKAKSSSKAKKVAKAPTSKPKAPKPKKATTAPKSAKPAPKKTASPKKK; the protein is encoded by the coding sequence ATGGCAGACAAGGTAACATCACCTGTAGCAACCGCTACCCCAGCCAGCCCGGCTGTTCAAGCCGTACCAGCGAAGAAAAGTGCCGCTTCTCTGAAGTCGCAGAAGCCTCGTACTAAGCCGGCGCATCCTCGTACGTCTGAGATGGTCAACGCTGCAATTTCTACTCTGAAGGAACGCGGTGGTTCATCTCTTCAGGCTATCAAGAAGTACATCACATCTACATACAAAATTGACGGAGAAAAACAAGCACCCTTCATCAAGAAGTATTTGAAATCTGCCGTCAGCACTGGGGTTTTGGTTCAGACCAAGGGCAAGGGAGCTTCAGGCTCATTCAAGATTTCCGCTACGAAAAGTGAGGCCTCAAAACCCAAGGTAAAACCAGCAGCACCAAAACCAGCTACACTCAAGAAGAAGGCCGCCGCATCAGCCGCCTCTCCTGCCAAGAAGGTGAGCGCTGCCAAGAAAGCAGCTGCAGCCAAGAAGACTGGCGCTGCTAGTAGCGTTGCTACCAAGGAAAAGCGTAAGGTCGCTAGATCCCCGGCCGCTAAACCGCCGAAAGCAAAGAGCTCCTCCAAGGCCAAGAAAGTCGCTAAAGCACCTACAAGTAAACCTAAAGCACCGAAACCGAAAAAGGCAACAACTGCTCCGAAATCCGCCAAGCCGGCACCGAAGAAGACTGCGTCTCCCAAAAAGAAGTAA
- the LOC124409386 gene encoding histone H3 has product MARTKQTARKSTGGKAPRKQLATKAARKSAPATGGVKKPHRYRPGTVALREIRRYQKSTELLIRKLPFQRLVREIAQDFKTDLRFQSSAVMALQEASEAYLVGLFEDTNLCAIHAKRVTIMPKDIQLARRIRGERA; this is encoded by the coding sequence ATGGCACGTACTAAGCAGACCGCCCGGAAATCTACTGGAGGGAAAGCTCCTCGTAAACAACTGGCTACTAAGGCAGCTCGCAAGAGTGCACCGGCTACTGGTGGCGTCAAGAAGCCGCATCGTTACCGTCCTGGAACCGTTGCACTTCGTGAAATTCGGCGCTACCAGAAAAGCACCGAGTTGTTGATCCGCAAGCTGCCCTTCCAGCGACTTGTTCGTGAAATTGCTCAAGATTTCAAGACCGATCTGAGATTCCAAAGCTCTGCTGTAATGGCTCTTCAGGAGGCGAGTGAAGCCTACCTTGTTGGTTTGTTCGAAGATACCAACCTGTGCGCAATTCACGCCAAGCGAGTCACCATCATGCCGAAAGACATACAGCTGGCTCGTCGTATTCGTGGCGAGCGTGCTTAA
- the LOC124409362 gene encoding histone H4 — MTGRGKGGKGLGKGGAKRHRKVLRDNIQGITKPAIRRLARRGGVKRISGLIYEETRGVLKVFLENVIRDAVTYTEHAKRKTVTAMDVVYALKRQGRTLYGFGG, encoded by the coding sequence ATGACCGGTCGTGGTAAGGGAGGAAAGGGATTGGGAAAGGGAGGCGCTAAGCGGCACAGGAAGGTACTTCGTGATAACATCCAGGGAATTACGAAACCTGCCATTCGGCGTCTGGCTCGTCGTGGTGGCGTCAAAAGAATCTCTGGTCTTATCTACGAGGAGACCCGCGGTGTACTTAAAGTTTTTCTTGAAAACGTCATCCGCGATGCGGTTACGTACACTGAGCACGCCAAGAGGAAGACTGTAACAGCCATGGACGTGGTCTACGCTCTTAAACGTCAAGGCCGTACTCTCTACGGATTCGGCGGTTAA